Part of the Methylomonas rapida genome is shown below.
CCGCACCGAAACACCCAATGCCGAAATTCGCGGAGCCAATTCTCCGAGCGGACTCAACGATATGACATAGGGCTGAAAACGCCGCCTATCCAAATGCTCCAGAACTTTAATAAGCATCATTTCGGCGCCTCCGGTCGAAAGACCGGTGATTACAAACAAAACTTTCATACGACGGACCGAAGCAGACAGGCCAATTTCGGGGCAATGACGTTGACACCAAAGTGATCGAGTATTACTTGCCGGCCGACCTCGCCCATGGCCTTTGCTGTGTGAGGTTGAGTGATCAGCATGTCCAGCCCCGCTATCCAATCATCCTTTTGCGTAACGCCAAGCCCGATTTTACCTAGTCCTAATACTTGACGATTCATGCCAACCGGAGAAACGACCACCGGTAATCCGCAAGCCATATACTGCAGCATCTTAAAACTGCACTTTCCGCGCTCCCAATCACCATCCGCGAGCGGCATCAGGCCTACATCGAAACTCTGAATAAGCGACACTTCGTTACCGGGTGTCCAGCGAACATACTCGACTTGATCCGAGGGTAGCCCGGTAAAACACGGCGGTTGGTCGGATACGATGCGCAATCGTGTTTCGGGATGGCGACTGAGCACTTCGGCTATCGCCGGTTCGATAAGCGACAGATAACGGTAATTACTACTGGTTCCTATCCAACCCATTACGCTAACGTCATCCCGTTGTTTCGCTGCCGGAGCATATCGTTCGGTATCGACCGCCGTCGGAAGAACGCATACCCGGCTTGCCCAGACGGCAAAACGCTCAGCCAAAAAATCGTTTCCACAGATTACAAGATCGGATTGCTCCGCCAGCTTCCGAGCGAAACGGCCGCCCCGATTAAGGAAAATTGCATCGTCGACATCGAGCACCCGTGGTCGACGGGTAAATCTTTCCAATGTCGATAAAGTGGAAAAGAATTCCCTTTGAAGTAGCGTTACATCGTAATTCTGCGCGGCTATCACCTGAGGAATACGCGACGCAACGCCCGCGACCAGCCAAACAGGTCTCAGCCAGCGTTGACGCGGAGGGAAAGAGGAAATCGGCGATATAAATTCATCCAGCGTCACATCTTCTTGCGCCAGGCGAGGCACCAGTTGACGTATACGAAACCGAGCCGACGGGACATTTAGCCCGCCAGTAAATGCCGCTACTTTCATGATGAGGCTTCGATGGTTGAGTTGTTAACAGGACGCGCCCAAACCGTCATCCGTCCCGTTTGTCCGAATAAACTAAAAATCCAAGCCAGGGGATAAAGCAGATAAGGCCACCAAGCGGAGCCTTCAGGCACATCGATCAGCATTTGTCCAAATTTGCCAAATCCCTTGTCGCGCAATACATACCCCATGCTGGCGATCAGATTGCTCAAAATACGCTGGTGATGAACTTTTTCCAGCTTCCAGCCGCATGACTCCAGCAGTTGCCCCATCGACTGCGGCGTAAAGTGATAAAGATGTGTCGGCAGTTGTAAAGCATACCAACGCTGTTTGAAAAGCCTAAATTCCAGCGAGGCCGCATTCGGCACGGAAAGCACCAACCAAGCGTCGGGTTTGGCCCATTCTCGCAGTTTTTTTAGCCCCCCCACTGGGTCGTGCAAGTGCTCGAGTACCATCCAGCCGACAATCAAATCAAAAACTCCATCGGGCTTCGGTGCCGTCTCCAATGGTCCCGCATGAACGCTATAACCTAAATCAGCAGCCATCTTTGCGGCTGTTCCTGAAAATTCTATCCCTTGGACGTCCCATCCTAAGTTCGCCATCCGGTACAAAAACACGCCGGACGCGCAGCCCAGTTCCAGCATTCGTCCGGGTTCTAGTGGCGGCAAAACCATTGTATTAAAATCAATGAAGTGGTGAATAAGGGATTTGACTTGGTCTTTAAATGTTGACAAATGGGTTGGTTCACGGCGTTTGACTTGCGTCCCCAAATAAGGCCCGTAATTATCCGGATAATAAAAACCCATTGTTCCTGGTGTTGGTCTTGGCGAGGTACGCATCAGACCACAGGACCGGCATTTGACAACCGTAAACTCTCCCGGCAAATCATGCAATCTATCCCGTCCCGTTAAAACAATCTCATCATTCTTAGCGCAACCCAGTGGGCAATCTATATTTTCTAATTTGACAGTCATATTAGGTTAGGGAATAACTCGTTCATTAAAAAACCTCACCAATGCGGCAATGTCATTACTCAATAAAAATGGCGTAGCTTCTCGTATGATTTTTTCCGGCCAATTCCACCAAGCAATTCTTTGCAAAACTTCGATAGTTTCTTCATCGAAACGGAATTTGATATGTCTAGCAGGATTGCCTGCTACAACGGAATATGGCATCACATCTTTGGTCACTAAAGCGCGAGCACCGATGACCGCGCCATCGCCAATGGTTACACCAGATAAAATCAATGCTTCGCGCCCGATCCATACGTCGTTGCCGATAACAACATCGCCTTTGGTTGCAGGATGCCCTTTTAATTCCGACCATTCTGGATAGTAAAGGTGAAGCGGATATGTCGTCACCCAATCGATTCTATGATCGCCGCCTAACATGATGACAACATCATCGGCCACTGAGCTATATTTTCCAACCGTTAGGCTGGCTTGATCGCTTTCAAACAGAACCCTCGGCTTCCCATAACTATGATCTCCAATCCTGAAGCCTTTAAGTTTTGGATTATCCAGCATTAAAAAACGTCGCGGCCCCTCCGGCAACATGAATATTGTGCGTAAACGCCATATCAATTGACTTATGAGCCTGTTAAACATATTTTTTTTCAGTAATTTTATTTTGCATCAAGATTAATGAAATCAAAAAATAAATTGAAACGCCCAATGCCAGTCCTAAATTACCCATCCAGTAAAACAGAGAAATTTTAAAAAAAATTCCAAAGGTATACGCATAAATACCAACGATAGTTGGAGATTTTGTATCTCCCACGGCATAAAACATTGAAGTCATAACCATACCCAAGTTTCCAATAACAAACTGTCCCGACATCAATAACATCATCATCCATAATAATTCGACGTCTTGACCGGAAACCTTGCGATATTCCACCAGAATACTCAAAAACTGCCTTCCTAGCGCGGCAAAAAATAACAATCCTAAAAATCCAGCAATGGCGACTTGAAATAATTTACGTCGATAAATTTTCCGGAACAGTTCGCTGTCCTGTTTTTTATATGACGTACTCAAAACTGGCACCAAAGGTGCCACTATCGCTTTATTGATAATCTGACTAATTGCGCCATAAATCTGCTGTGCGAGATAATATAGTGATAGGCTTCCGCTAGTTGCCGTGGAAAGCAAAAACCGATCAACTACTGGATCGGTTTTGTAATAAGCCGTACCCAATAACAAAGGCTTAAGGCGCTGCCATGTTTGTTGAATCGCCGAACTTGTAAGGTTGGGCCGTACCACCCTGCCCATGCCCGGCAAAAGTAACAAGGTTTGCAAAGCCATGCGCAAGCTAAGCAACCACGCCGCCGCCATCACCCCAAAACGTGGCAAAGCCCATATCAACAACGCAAATGTAATCACACTAGACACAAACGGCGAAAACTCAGCCCATATAAATCGCTGCCGAGCATGGTAGGCCGCCCATTGCACGCCATTGATGGCGGTAAACACCATGCCTATCAGCTGTATCCGGCTCAGTTCGATTGTCAGATGCTTTGCGGCTTCATCAAATCCCGGAACAGTCAAAGGCACCCACCAAGACGCCGTGACATGAAGAGCAACCGCCAACATGCCAAACAACGCGCCAATCAAGACAAGCAAAGCCCATGCATCGTGCCGCAGGCGGTCTTCGTCCTCTCCGGCGAGAATCGGCACCAAGACATGCATCAGTGACCCGCTGATAACAGCCAAAACTAACTGTGGAATCGTCATCCCCGCAAACAAGGCATCGGACTCCATACCGGGCCCTAGTTGAACCAGGACATACCATTGAAACAAAAAAGTAATACCCAGATTTGCCGAAGAGAGTATCGCCAGTTGAATCGACTGCTTCATGAGCCGCCGCCAGTCTCTAACCCAACCACACAAGTATCACGCCGGCACCGAAAAATATTCACACCTAAATATTGCTTGATTAACATTTATTATTTAAGAAGCTACGCAGAAGCTAAGGAATGAACTTGAAACAATCCATGCAAGTATTCGGTTTAGGTGCGGATTTATCCGCACAGTACGAATGAATTCGCACCGACCATTGTCGAGATTGTTTCTCATACATTCCTAAGTCAGATAGGGTAAGGCTTTGAAATTTTCTAATCGTCGAATTGATGCTTGTTTCGGTGTCAGTATTGTTATCAATGCACGGCAGAAGTTGCCATAATTCAGAGGGCTTGGTTCTCAGAATTTGCCGCATGCTGGAGAGGCCTTATCGTAACACAAGCTATCAAAACTGCCTCAGCCTACGCTGTCGAGAAATTGACTGAATCCACCAAACCATTATTTTCCCTGAATAATCAGCATATTGCTTGACTTACTGATCAAAAAAACGGATGTGTAAGGTGTCGGCGCCGCTTCTTGCCTTATCGACACCGCAAACCTTTGAAGCACACGCTTATGCGACAAGCATAACTCCACATCGCCTGAAAATTATCCTAGAATCGCCGATTGTTTTATATCCTGGCCGTCATTTACTCATGGACAGCAAAGTCAACCTATTCCCCTATTTTCAACCCATCGTCAGCGTGGCCAACGGAAAAATCATTGGCTATGAAGCACTTGCGCGCCAACTTGATGCCAACAACAAAGCCGTTTCGGCCGGCTCGCTTTTTTCTTCCCGCGAATTGAACGCCGAGGAAAGCATGGAGCTGGACCGTCAAGTGCGCTGGCAAGCTCTGCAAAAATTTGCCGAGCTCGATAACAATACTTATTTAGCCATCAATATTTCCGCGGCTTGGATAGATAATCTCAAACACCTCAATGCATCTCCCACGTTGAAAATGCTGGAAGAACTCGATATCGACCGCCAGCGTGTCATCATTGAAATCACCGAGGAACATGCCGACCTGACCAAACTGACGGAAATCGTCAAACGTTATCGCAAGCAAGGCTTGCGCGTCGCACTGGACGACTTCGGCGCAGGCGCGTCGCAATTGCAGCGCGTCATGGCCATACAGCCCGACATCATCAAAATCGATATGCGCCTGTTCAAAAAAGCCTCTAAAGGTGGCATAGCCGCCGAAGTGGTTTCGATGATGACTCGTTTGGGCAAGCGTACCGGTTGTCAAATCATTTGCGAAGGCGTCGAAACGGACGAGGAATTTTTGTTTGGACTGAATTGCGGCGCCCAATACATGCAAGGATACTTGTTTTCGCCGGCACTCCCCGACTTTTTACCCGCCGATATGTATGAACAACGCATCATTTCGTTGCGGAATAAGTTCTTGAAAAGAAAGGTTGCCAAAATACAGGAAAAACTGAAGTCCATCGCCAACATCAAGGAACTGATCTATCGTTTGGCGGAAAGATTACAAGCCGACTTCAACTTAAACGAACTGGCCCATTGGAACTTTTCGGAAAGCGGCGTGATTCGTTTTTATTTGTGTAACAACGAAGGTTATCAACTGTCACCCGATTTCAATTTTTCCAAGAACAAATGGTTCACCGATCCGCGTAAAATCGGTTTCAATTGGTCGTGGCGGCCTTATTTTTTTCAACTGCTGGCGTTGGAAGACGGCACCGAGCAAAATCGCATCGTCACGTCCGAGCGTTACCGCGATTTCAGCACCGACCAACTTTGCAAAACCTTGTCATTGCGTTTGGATGCCGAGCGCATATTATTGGTTGACATTTTTGCCTCAGAATAACGATTTGCGAAACCCAACTATGAAATACTGGCTCATGAAATCCGAACCCGATGCTTTCAGCATCGACGACTTACAACAACGCCCCGGTCAAACCGAACATTGGGATGGGGTGCGCAATTATCAGGCCCGTAACATGATGCGCGATGACATGAAAATCGGCGACCAGGTTTTTTTCTACCATTCCAATTGCGACTCGCCCGGCATCGTCGGCATCGCGGAAGTCGCCAAGGAAGCCTACCCGGACTTCACGGCTTTCGATCCGGCCGACAAGCACTTCGACCCCAAAAGCAATCCGGACAAGCCCACCTGGTTCATGGTCGACCTGCGTTTCGTTAGAAAACTCAAACGCGCCATCAGTCTGCAGGAACTCAAGCTCAAACCGGAATTAGCGGAATTGGCCCTGGTGCGCCGCGGTAACCGGCTCTCCATCATGCCCGTGACAGCGTCGCAA
Proteins encoded:
- a CDS encoding EVE domain-containing protein, whose amino-acid sequence is MKYWLMKSEPDAFSIDDLQQRPGQTEHWDGVRNYQARNMMRDDMKIGDQVFFYHSNCDSPGIVGIAEVAKEAYPDFTAFDPADKHFDPKSNPDKPTWFMVDLRFVRKLKRAISLQELKLKPELAELALVRRGNRLSIMPVTASQWDFILQLE
- a CDS encoding EAL domain-containing protein, with the translated sequence MDSKVNLFPYFQPIVSVANGKIIGYEALARQLDANNKAVSAGSLFSSRELNAEESMELDRQVRWQALQKFAELDNNTYLAINISAAWIDNLKHLNASPTLKMLEELDIDRQRVIIEITEEHADLTKLTEIVKRYRKQGLRVALDDFGAGASQLQRVMAIQPDIIKIDMRLFKKASKGGIAAEVVSMMTRLGKRTGCQIICEGVETDEEFLFGLNCGAQYMQGYLFSPALPDFLPADMYEQRIISLRNKFLKRKVAKIQEKLKSIANIKELIYRLAERLQADFNLNELAHWNFSESGVIRFYLCNNEGYQLSPDFNFSKNKWFTDPRKIGFNWSWRPYFFQLLALEDGTEQNRIVTSERYRDFSTDQLCKTLSLRLDAERILLVDIFASE
- a CDS encoding glycosyltransferase family 4 protein, coding for MKVAAFTGGLNVPSARFRIRQLVPRLAQEDVTLDEFISPISSFPPRQRWLRPVWLVAGVASRIPQVIAAQNYDVTLLQREFFSTLSTLERFTRRPRVLDVDDAIFLNRGGRFARKLAEQSDLVICGNDFLAERFAVWASRVCVLPTAVDTERYAPAAKQRDDVSVMGWIGTSSNYRYLSLIEPAIAEVLSRHPETRLRIVSDQPPCFTGLPSDQVEYVRWTPGNEVSLIQSFDVGLMPLADGDWERGKCSFKMLQYMACGLPVVVSPVGMNRQVLGLGKIGLGVTQKDDWIAGLDMLITQPHTAKAMGEVGRQVILDHFGVNVIAPKLACLLRSVV
- the murJ gene encoding murein biosynthesis integral membrane protein MurJ, with the translated sequence MKQSIQLAILSSANLGITFLFQWYVLVQLGPGMESDALFAGMTIPQLVLAVISGSLMHVLVPILAGEDEDRLRHDAWALLVLIGALFGMLAVALHVTASWWVPLTVPGFDEAAKHLTIELSRIQLIGMVFTAINGVQWAAYHARQRFIWAEFSPFVSSVITFALLIWALPRFGVMAAAWLLSLRMALQTLLLLPGMGRVVRPNLTSSAIQQTWQRLKPLLLGTAYYKTDPVVDRFLLSTATSGSLSLYYLAQQIYGAISQIINKAIVAPLVPVLSTSYKKQDSELFRKIYRRKLFQVAIAGFLGLLFFAALGRQFLSILVEYRKVSGQDVELLWMMMLLMSGQFVIGNLGMVMTSMFYAVGDTKSPTIVGIYAYTFGIFFKISLFYWMGNLGLALGVSIYFLISLILMQNKITEKKYV
- a CDS encoding class I SAM-dependent methyltransferase yields the protein MTVKLENIDCPLGCAKNDEIVLTGRDRLHDLPGEFTVVKCRSCGLMRTSPRPTPGTMGFYYPDNYGPYLGTQVKRREPTHLSTFKDQVKSLIHHFIDFNTMVLPPLEPGRMLELGCASGVFLYRMANLGWDVQGIEFSGTAAKMAADLGYSVHAGPLETAPKPDGVFDLIVGWMVLEHLHDPVGGLKKLREWAKPDAWLVLSVPNAASLEFRLFKQRWYALQLPTHLYHFTPQSMGQLLESCGWKLEKVHHQRILSNLIASMGYVLRDKGFGKFGQMLIDVPEGSAWWPYLLYPLAWIFSLFGQTGRMTVWARPVNNSTIEASS